In the genome of Mucisphaera calidilacus, one region contains:
- a CDS encoding MiaB/RimO family radical SAM methylthiotransferase: MQQPNPQQPAVFIETFGCQMNVLDTELVAGQLRGLGYRFTDRWQDADVVLYNTCSVREHAEQKVWSRVGILGDYKRDTRPDLVLGVIGCMAERDGTDLVRKHPQVDLMCGPSELDKVPLLIDNVLRTRVNDRGGLRSAQVALQGDNQRRASTLQAARDSLEMIDLARSFSPERDGHSAYVRITRGCNKYCTYCVVPFTRGQEVHRPPQAILDEVRKLVDAGAVEVTLLGQTVNHYHYDNAAAVTVEGVTQPQVGSVIAPNRGTGGPSPVFADDVTSFAQLLRLIHDNVPELQRLRFVTSFPRDFGDDILETIRDCPRICRYLHLPVQSGSDAQLKAMNRGYTIDQYRDLLQRARRIIPDVEIATDIITGFCGETEDDHWKTVDLLRTADFKNSFIFKYSPRPGTVAYDRLEDDVPDDIKKRRNRELLEAQAEASQRVHARYVGKTVSVFVEGASRKEIKKQNQVELGWESDTSTATRQVTQLSGRTGGDLIVLFDGDEALTGTVVNVDIQRATTLSLFGTLAETIA, from the coding sequence ATGCAACAACCCAATCCGCAACAACCCGCGGTCTTCATCGAGACCTTCGGCTGCCAGATGAACGTCCTCGACACCGAACTCGTCGCCGGACAGCTCCGGGGACTCGGCTACCGATTCACCGACCGATGGCAGGACGCCGACGTCGTCCTCTACAACACCTGCTCCGTCCGCGAACACGCCGAGCAGAAGGTCTGGTCACGCGTCGGGATCCTGGGCGACTACAAACGCGACACGCGGCCCGACCTCGTCCTCGGCGTCATCGGGTGCATGGCCGAACGCGACGGCACCGACCTCGTCCGCAAGCACCCCCAGGTCGACCTCATGTGCGGGCCCTCCGAACTCGACAAGGTCCCCCTCCTCATCGATAACGTCCTCCGAACCCGGGTCAACGACCGCGGCGGACTCCGCAGCGCCCAGGTCGCGCTCCAGGGCGACAACCAGCGACGCGCCTCCACCCTCCAGGCCGCACGCGACTCCCTCGAGATGATCGACCTCGCCCGGTCCTTCTCGCCCGAACGCGACGGACACTCCGCCTACGTCCGCATCACACGCGGCTGCAACAAGTACTGCACCTACTGCGTCGTCCCCTTCACACGCGGGCAGGAAGTCCACCGACCGCCTCAGGCCATCCTCGACGAGGTCCGCAAGCTCGTCGACGCCGGAGCCGTCGAGGTCACCCTCCTCGGACAGACCGTCAACCACTACCACTACGACAACGCCGCCGCCGTCACCGTCGAAGGCGTCACCCAGCCCCAGGTCGGCTCCGTCATCGCACCCAACCGAGGCACCGGCGGGCCCTCGCCCGTCTTCGCCGATGACGTCACCTCCTTCGCACAACTGCTCCGACTCATCCACGACAACGTCCCCGAGCTCCAGCGGCTCCGCTTCGTCACCTCCTTCCCCCGTGACTTCGGCGACGATATCCTCGAGACCATCCGCGACTGCCCACGTATCTGCCGATACCTCCACCTCCCCGTCCAGTCCGGGTCCGACGCACAGCTCAAGGCCATGAACCGCGGCTACACCATCGACCAGTACCGCGACCTCCTCCAACGCGCACGACGCATCATCCCCGACGTCGAGATCGCCACCGACATCATCACCGGCTTCTGCGGCGAAACCGAAGACGATCACTGGAAAACCGTCGACCTCCTCCGTACCGCCGACTTCAAGAACAGCTTCATCTTCAAGTACTCGCCACGACCCGGAACCGTCGCTTACGACCGCCTCGAAGACGACGTCCCCGACGACATCAAGAAACGACGCAACCGCGAACTCCTTGAGGCCCAGGCCGAGGCATCCCAACGCGTCCACGCCAGATACGTCGGCAAGACGGTCTCCGTCTTCGTCGAGGGCGCCAGCCGCAAGGAAATCAAGAAGCAGAACCAGGTCGAACTCGGCTGGGAATCCGACACCAGCACCGCCACGCGGCAAGTCACCCAGCTCTCAGGCCGAACCGGAGGTGACCTCATCGTCCTTTTTGACGGCGACGAAGCGCTCACCGGCACCGTTGTCAACGTCGACATCCAACGCGCCACCACCCTCAGCCTGTTCGGCACGCTGGCAGAAACCATCGCCTGA
- a CDS encoding rhodanese-like domain-containing protein: MKTSNWLNAALILLATALVGCSSGISDRDLRVVSVKTVLRDLDKHDDPVLVDVRTQAEFEAGHLPNARHLPLQDVQRFDPQLTDADVIIVYGSGWKDDRVPAVVKRLLAYEYNDVYDFRGGYPSWLEHHAKNPE; encoded by the coding sequence ATGAAGACCTCGAACTGGCTTAACGCTGCCCTCATCCTCCTCGCCACGGCACTCGTCGGCTGCTCATCGGGCATCAGCGACCGCGACCTCCGTGTCGTCAGCGTCAAGACCGTCCTCCGCGACCTCGACAAGCACGACGACCCCGTCCTCGTCGACGTACGCACCCAGGCCGAATTCGAGGCCGGACACCTCCCCAACGCACGCCACCTCCCCCTCCAGGACGTCCAGCGCTTCGACCCCCAACTCACCGACGCCGACGTCATCATCGTCTACGGCAGCGGATGGAAAGACGACCGCGTGCCCGCCGTCGTCAAACGACTCCTCGCCTACGAATACAACGACGTCTACGACTTCCGAGGCGGATACCCCAGCTGGCTCGAACACCACGCCAAGAACCCCGAATAA
- a CDS encoding serine hydrolase domain-containing protein encodes MLETSLGRAGQLVEAGIERGQHLGAQIAISFEGTISHCACYGEMRPGQHMARNTILPWLSATKAIAAVAIAQLWELGRIDLDAPVASVIPEFATHGKQRVTTRHILTHTGGFRAAPYEFPRDDWQTILNTIYESKREPDWTPGEKAGYHITTSWFILGEIVQRVSGQTYPDFVRSHIFEPLRMDDCWIGMPEDVYDQNADRIGIVPDTARRDAPPRDWTGKPFLTGCSPASNGCGPAVQFVRFYRALCDGGELDGQRILEPETIQLFTARHRVNLFDHTFKANMDWGLGFILDSKDYGKEVVPYGYGPHASHYAFGHSGNQSSAAFADPAHGIAIVILWNGTPGEPVHQERVHRTLGAIYEDLELA; translated from the coding sequence ATGCTCGAAACCTCACTGGGGCGAGCCGGGCAACTGGTCGAAGCCGGGATCGAACGGGGACAGCACCTCGGCGCGCAGATCGCCATCTCCTTCGAAGGAACCATCTCACACTGTGCATGCTACGGCGAGATGCGCCCCGGGCAGCACATGGCCCGCAACACCATCCTCCCCTGGCTCTCCGCCACCAAGGCCATCGCCGCCGTCGCCATCGCTCAGCTCTGGGAACTCGGACGCATCGACCTCGACGCACCCGTCGCCTCCGTCATCCCCGAATTCGCCACCCACGGCAAGCAACGCGTCACCACACGCCACATCCTCACCCACACCGGCGGCTTCCGCGCCGCGCCCTACGAATTCCCACGCGACGACTGGCAGACCATCCTCAACACCATCTACGAATCAAAACGCGAACCCGACTGGACCCCGGGCGAGAAAGCCGGCTACCACATCACCACCAGCTGGTTCATCCTCGGCGAGATCGTCCAACGCGTCAGCGGACAGACCTACCCCGACTTCGTCCGAAGCCACATCTTTGAACCTCTCAGGATGGACGACTGCTGGATCGGCATGCCCGAGGACGTCTACGACCAGAACGCCGACCGCATCGGCATCGTCCCCGACACCGCACGCAGAGACGCGCCCCCACGCGACTGGACCGGCAAACCCTTCCTCACCGGATGCTCGCCCGCCAGCAACGGCTGCGGGCCCGCCGTCCAGTTCGTCCGCTTCTACCGGGCTCTCTGCGACGGTGGCGAACTCGACGGACAACGCATCCTCGAACCCGAAACCATCCAGCTCTTCACCGCACGACACCGCGTCAACCTCTTCGACCACACCTTCAAGGCCAACATGGACTGGGGACTCGGATTCATCCTCGACTCCAAGGACTACGGCAAGGAGGTCGTGCCCTACGGCTACGGGCCCCACGCCAGCCACTACGCCTTCGGACACTCCGGCAACCAGTCCTCCGCCGCCTTCGCCGACCCCGCCCACGGCATCGCCATCGTTATCCTCTGGAACGGAACGCCAGGCGAACCCGTACACCAGGAACGCGTCCACCGAACCCTCGGAGCGATCTATGAAGACCTCGAACTGGCTTAA
- the nuoF gene encoding NADH-quinone oxidoreductase subunit NuoF: MPLLNEPILFKRVPTHPWGDPSERRYISYPEYVETGGYKALEYALAQEPKDIVELVKAAELRGRGGAGFPAGMKWGFLPPEDGERRYLAVNADESEPGTFKDQLLIQFDPQIIIEGIAICMHACRLDTAYFYIRGEYHRHREAFEKAIAEAYDNGVFGENSRLGKINDRWPDLFLHRGAGAYICGEETGLLESLEGKRGWPRIKPPFPAVAGAFGRPTIINNVETLAAVVPVVERGTEGPAWFKSMGVDRPEGAPPTVPASYGFKLYGISGHVNRPEVYEDELGIKLSYLIEHHAQGMRNGKKFKAAIPGGISMGILGTDQYDAELDFDIGKKYACLGLGTAGVVVMDEDTDMVAVLRNIVRFYAHESCGQCTPCREGCNWMYKMLCRIEEGDGTTRDLDLLLELASSVGSMPGTTICGLADGANWAVRTVVNKFWDEFESRVSKQKYVSLAVVGSA; this comes from the coding sequence ATGCCCCTTCTCAACGAGCCCATCCTCTTCAAACGGGTACCCACCCACCCATGGGGCGACCCCAGCGAACGCCGATACATCAGCTATCCCGAGTACGTCGAGACCGGCGGCTACAAGGCCCTCGAGTACGCCCTCGCCCAGGAACCCAAGGACATCGTCGAGCTCGTCAAGGCCGCCGAACTCCGCGGCCGTGGCGGCGCCGGCTTCCCCGCCGGCATGAAGTGGGGTTTCCTCCCGCCCGAAGACGGTGAACGACGCTACCTCGCCGTCAACGCCGACGAATCCGAACCCGGCACCTTCAAAGACCAACTGCTCATCCAGTTCGACCCGCAGATCATCATCGAAGGCATCGCCATCTGCATGCACGCCTGCCGGCTCGACACCGCCTACTTCTACATCCGTGGCGAGTACCACCGACACCGCGAGGCCTTCGAAAAAGCCATTGCCGAGGCCTACGACAACGGCGTCTTCGGCGAGAACAGCCGACTCGGGAAAATCAACGACCGCTGGCCCGACCTCTTCCTCCACCGCGGTGCCGGCGCCTACATCTGCGGCGAAGAGACCGGACTCCTCGAATCCCTCGAAGGCAAACGCGGCTGGCCACGCATCAAGCCTCCCTTCCCCGCCGTCGCCGGTGCCTTCGGCCGACCCACCATCATCAACAACGTCGAGACCCTCGCCGCCGTCGTTCCCGTCGTCGAACGCGGAACCGAGGGCCCCGCCTGGTTCAAGTCCATGGGCGTCGACCGACCCGAGGGCGCACCCCCCACCGTCCCCGCCAGCTACGGGTTCAAGCTCTACGGCATCTCGGGGCACGTCAACCGCCCCGAGGTCTACGAGGACGAGCTGGGCATCAAGCTCTCCTACCTCATCGAGCACCACGCGCAGGGCATGCGCAACGGCAAGAAGTTTAAAGCAGCCATCCCAGGCGGCATCTCCATGGGCATCCTCGGCACCGACCAGTACGACGCCGAACTCGACTTCGACATCGGCAAGAAGTACGCCTGCCTCGGACTCGGCACCGCCGGCGTTGTCGTCATGGACGAGGACACCGACATGGTCGCCGTCCTGCGCAACATCGTCCGCTTCTACGCCCACGAGAGCTGCGGCCAGTGCACCCCCTGCCGCGAGGGCTGCAACTGGATGTACAAGATGCTCTGCCGCATCGAAGAAGGCGACGGCACCACACGCGACCTCGACCTCCTCCTCGAACTCGCCTCCTCCGTCGGCTCCATGCCCGGGACCACCATCTGCGGCCTCGCCGACGGCGCCAACTGGGCCGTCCGAACCGTCGTCAACAAGTTCTGGGACGAGTTCGAGTCACGCGTGAGCAAACAGAAATACGTCAGCCTCGCCGTGGTCGGCTCCGCCTGA
- the nuoE gene encoding NADH-quinone oxidoreductase subunit NuoE, producing the protein MAWITKNSATELIERTDTPYLDEQLKQQLEQDVVARYPTRQAATLPVLHAMQHRIGWLPPQAIEEIADFLELEASTVLDTATFYEEFWLEPKGKYVFWICQSLSCEIMGEKSLTQTLKEKLGINVGETTPDGKFTLMKVECLGSCGTAPCALVNEVLHENLDVNDLDRILVELE; encoded by the coding sequence ATGGCATGGATCACCAAGAACTCCGCCACCGAACTCATCGAACGCACCGACACGCCCTATCTCGATGAGCAGCTCAAGCAGCAGCTCGAACAGGACGTCGTCGCTCGATACCCCACACGGCAGGCCGCGACCCTCCCCGTCCTCCACGCCATGCAGCATCGCATCGGATGGCTGCCGCCCCAGGCCATCGAGGAAATCGCCGACTTCCTCGAACTCGAGGCCTCCACCGTCCTCGACACCGCCACCTTCTACGAAGAATTCTGGCTCGAACCCAAGGGCAAGTACGTCTTCTGGATCTGCCAGTCCCTCTCCTGCGAGATCATGGGCGAGAAAAGCCTCACCCAGACCCTCAAGGAGAAGCTCGGCATCAACGTCGGCGAGACCACACCCGACGGCAAGTTCACCCTCATGAAGGTCGAGTGCCTCGGCTCCTGCGGCACCGCACCCTGCGCCCTCGTCAACGAGGTCCTCCACGAGAACCTCGACGTCAACGACCTCGACCGCATCCTCGTCGAACTCGAATAG
- a CDS encoding NADH-quinone oxidoreductase subunit D, producing MAYNLQPMDVYDVDMETTPYVDPDAGTKGDRWTLNFGPQHPATHTTLRVVLELDGERVVRTTPHIGYLHSGFEKLGEELDYNQYVCVVSRMNYISPVCNDIAWHNAVEKLFGIDLTPRCKAVRTILAELGRIQDHLLCVGEAALELGAFTGFIYGFNERELINDIMDFVAGQRFHVDYTRVGGTMADLPDEATFVRMVKSFIHDKLPKAVDDLEGLLNSNRIFRDRTEGVGTISAEDALAWSLSGPLARAAGVARDVRKDEPYLCYADNWDGMGAKPVEFKVPVASQGCVLSRYLIRVAEIKESARIIEQLIDNIPTGPMNIDSDGKMTKPPKADVYGSIEGLIQHFQLVMTNRKWEAPVAEVYAATESPNGELGFYIVSDGGPTAWRVKTRAPSFVNYSVFPKIMEGHLLSDVVAMMSSINIIAAELDR from the coding sequence ATGGCTTACAACCTCCAACCGATGGACGTCTACGACGTGGACATGGAGACGACGCCCTACGTCGACCCCGATGCGGGCACGAAGGGCGACCGCTGGACCCTCAACTTCGGGCCCCAGCACCCCGCCACCCACACCACGCTCCGCGTTGTCCTCGAACTCGACGGCGAACGCGTCGTCCGCACCACGCCCCACATCGGATACCTCCACTCCGGCTTCGAAAAACTCGGCGAAGAACTCGACTACAACCAGTACGTCTGCGTCGTCAGCCGGATGAACTACATCTCGCCGGTCTGCAACGACATCGCATGGCACAACGCCGTCGAAAAACTCTTCGGCATCGACCTCACACCGCGCTGCAAAGCCGTCCGGACCATCCTCGCCGAACTCGGACGCATCCAGGACCACCTCCTCTGCGTCGGCGAGGCCGCCCTTGAACTCGGCGCCTTCACCGGCTTTATCTACGGCTTCAACGAACGCGAACTCATCAACGACATCATGGACTTCGTCGCCGGCCAACGCTTCCACGTTGACTACACACGCGTCGGCGGCACCATGGCCGACCTCCCCGACGAGGCCACCTTCGTCCGCATGGTCAAGAGCTTCATCCACGACAAGCTCCCCAAGGCCGTTGACGACCTCGAAGGACTCCTCAACAGCAACCGCATCTTCCGCGACCGCACCGAGGGCGTCGGCACCATCTCCGCCGAAGACGCCCTCGCATGGTCGCTCTCCGGACCCCTCGCACGCGCCGCGGGCGTCGCTCGCGACGTCCGCAAGGACGAGCCCTACCTCTGCTACGCCGACAACTGGGACGGCATGGGCGCCAAGCCCGTCGAGTTCAAGGTCCCCGTCGCCAGCCAGGGGTGCGTCCTCAGCCGGTACCTCATCCGCGTCGCCGAGATCAAGGAATCCGCCCGCATCATCGAGCAGCTCATCGACAACATCCCCACCGGGCCCATGAACATCGACTCCGACGGCAAGATGACCAAGCCCCCCAAGGCCGACGTCTACGGCTCCATCGAAGGGCTCATCCAGCACTTTCAGCTCGTCATGACCAACCGCAAGTGGGAAGCGCCCGTCGCCGAGGTCTACGCCGCGACCGAATCTCCCAACGGCGAACTCGGCTTCTACATCGTCAGCGACGGCGGGCCCACCGCCTGGCGCGTCAAGACCCGCGCACCCAGCTTTGTCAACTACTCCGTCTTCCCCAAGATCATGGAAGGACACCTGCTCTCCGACGTGGTGGCCATGATGAGCAGCATCAACATCATCGCGGCAGAACTGGACCGCTAA
- the queG gene encoding tRNA epoxyqueuosine(34) reductase QueG, with amino-acid sequence MSRDAPVQLDPREARRVVFDAAEALGFGLVGVTDSRASDHEEHVRAWVADGQHGEMGYLAENLDVRLDPGRLLSGCRSIVCVADAYRDDVEPTEAGKTARYAGGRDYHRVMKRKLHALADGLRERYPGADFKTCVDTAPLLEREHAARAGLGWIGKHTLLIHPRHGSWLLLGCLLTTLEVETSEAAGYPGATVAPVDHCGTCTACIDACPTGCISPYAVDGSRCISYQTIEKRSPFTPEEESSLAGNLAGCDICQEVCPHNRSEQRVALPVRADYEPRGHARGLDPSKVVSWDESDRLRHLSGTALMRLTLGMLHRNARALLDGG; translated from the coding sequence TTGTCGCGTGATGCCCCTGTCCAGCTCGATCCCCGTGAGGCCCGTCGTGTCGTGTTTGATGCGGCGGAGGCGCTGGGTTTTGGTCTGGTGGGTGTGACGGATTCGCGGGCGAGTGATCACGAGGAGCACGTGCGGGCGTGGGTCGCTGACGGGCAGCATGGCGAGATGGGGTATCTCGCGGAGAACCTCGATGTGCGGCTGGACCCCGGGCGGCTGCTGTCGGGTTGCCGGTCGATCGTGTGCGTGGCGGATGCGTACCGGGATGACGTGGAGCCGACGGAGGCGGGGAAGACGGCGCGGTATGCGGGTGGGCGTGATTACCACCGAGTGATGAAGCGGAAGCTTCACGCGCTGGCGGACGGTCTGCGCGAACGGTATCCGGGTGCCGATTTCAAGACGTGTGTCGATACCGCCCCCCTGCTGGAGCGTGAGCATGCGGCGCGAGCGGGTCTGGGCTGGATCGGGAAGCACACGCTGCTGATTCATCCGCGTCACGGTTCGTGGCTGCTGCTGGGCTGCCTGCTGACGACGCTTGAGGTGGAGACGAGTGAGGCGGCGGGTTATCCGGGGGCCACGGTTGCGCCGGTGGATCACTGCGGGACGTGCACGGCGTGCATCGACGCCTGCCCGACGGGTTGTATTTCGCCTTATGCGGTGGATGGCTCGCGTTGCATCAGCTACCAGACGATCGAGAAGCGATCGCCGTTCACACCCGAGGAAGAGAGTTCCCTTGCGGGGAATCTGGCGGGTTGTGATATCTGCCAGGAGGTGTGCCCGCACAACCGATCGGAGCAGCGCGTGGCTCTGCCGGTGCGTGCGGATTACGAGCCTCGTGGTCATGCGCGCGGCCTGGACCCGTCAAAGGTGGTGTCGTGGGATGAATCGGACCGGCTGCGTCACCTGTCGGGCACGGCGTTGATGCGGCTGACGCTCGGGATGCTGCACCGCAATGCTCGGGCGTTGCTGGACGGAGGATGA
- a CDS encoding enoyl-ACP reductase FabI produces MGLMDGKKGIIFGVANERSYAYFIAKRLAEQGAELYFTYLPIGKMEHRVKKAVQGLGIEDPWLVPCDASSDESLDEVFAKLKADAGTIDFVVHSIAFADKDYLDDDKFHQTPRAVFTQSMDISAYTLVAMAQRAQPLMPEGGSMLSLTYYGGEKVVPRYNVMGVAKACLEHTTRYLAFELGDKGRNIRVNTISAGPFKTLAGAGVGGMDEMLAHQEAKSSLKRTNTGDEVGDTAVYLLSDLSSGVTGETVHVDCGFSTVGF; encoded by the coding sequence ATGGGTCTGATGGACGGCAAGAAGGGCATCATCTTCGGCGTAGCCAACGAGCGTAGCTACGCGTACTTCATCGCGAAGCGTCTGGCCGAGCAGGGTGCGGAGCTTTACTTCACGTACCTGCCGATCGGGAAGATGGAGCACCGTGTGAAGAAGGCCGTGCAGGGCCTGGGGATCGAGGACCCGTGGCTCGTGCCGTGTGATGCGAGTTCGGATGAATCGCTGGACGAGGTGTTCGCAAAGCTCAAGGCGGACGCGGGGACGATCGACTTCGTGGTGCACTCGATCGCGTTCGCGGACAAGGATTACCTGGACGACGACAAGTTCCACCAGACGCCTCGTGCGGTGTTCACGCAGTCGATGGACATCTCGGCGTACACGCTGGTGGCGATGGCGCAGCGTGCGCAGCCGCTGATGCCCGAGGGCGGTTCGATGCTGTCGCTGACGTATTACGGCGGGGAGAAGGTGGTGCCTCGCTACAACGTGATGGGCGTGGCGAAGGCGTGCCTGGAGCACACGACGCGTTACCTCGCGTTCGAGCTGGGCGACAAGGGCCGGAACATCCGGGTGAACACGATCTCGGCGGGCCCGTTCAAGACACTGGCGGGCGCGGGTGTCGGGGGGATGGACGAGATGCTCGCGCACCAGGAGGCGAAGTCGTCGTTGAAGCGGACGAACACCGGCGACGAGGTGGGCGACACGGCGGTGTATCTGTTGAGCGATCTGTCGTCGGGCGTGACGGGCGAGACGGTGCACGTCGACTGCGGTTTCTCGACTGTGGGGTTTTGA
- the rpsD gene encoding 30S ribosomal protein S4 codes for MANYTGPKLKLSRRVGVPITDLPKHTAKRQLNPPGMHGFRGRRLRDFGVRLNEKQKLRYHYNVLEKQFRLYMGKATRTKGNTGDVLLSMLEQRLDNVIRRLGWARSIWAARQMVAHGHIAINGRKTDRPSFSVRVGDEITIIRRKRENSKRTVEDLVRENLESLPGHEVPGWLTFDPSTLTAKALSIPTPDQVPFEVNMNLIIEFYR; via the coding sequence ATGGCAAACTACACCGGTCCGAAGCTCAAGCTCTCACGACGCGTCGGCGTCCCCATCACCGACCTCCCCAAGCACACCGCCAAGCGACAACTCAACCCCCCGGGCATGCACGGCTTCCGTGGTCGGCGTCTGCGCGACTTCGGCGTCCGCCTCAACGAGAAGCAGAAGCTCCGCTACCACTACAACGTCCTCGAGAAGCAGTTCCGCCTCTACATGGGCAAAGCCACCCGAACCAAGGGCAACACCGGCGACGTCCTCCTCTCCATGCTCGAGCAGCGGCTCGACAACGTCATCCGTCGCCTGGGCTGGGCACGCTCCATCTGGGCCGCCAGGCAGATGGTCGCCCACGGTCACATCGCCATCAACGGACGCAAGACCGACCGGCCCTCCTTCTCCGTCCGCGTCGGCGACGAGATCACCATCATCCGCCGCAAACGCGAAAACTCCAAGCGAACCGTCGAAGACCTCGTCCGCGAGAACCTTGAGTCCCTCCCCGGACACGAAGTCCCCGGATGGCTCACCTTCGACCCCTCCACCCTGACCGCCAAGGCGCTCTCCATCCCCACGCCCGATCAGGTACCCTTCGAGGTCAACATGAACCTCATCATCGAGTTCTACCGCTAA
- a CDS encoding S41 family peptidase, with amino-acid sequence MNVIKSVEVVSPRRRLVGNVALVAVFVALILFALSSALGRSVGDDLALIVDVRHFILNQHIEEVDSETLTEAAINGMIGALDDPYTDYFPPEALKAFSEQIDGEFSGIGAEVDLKDERLRIISPLEGSPAWESGVLAGDIVLEIDGESTEGMPLRECIKRLKGVRGTDVTISVLHLSGEEQEITITRDTIQVTTVRGLTRDAELHESFWIDKERGIAYVRLTQFGAKSIEEFTAAMNQLKAEDVKALILDLRFNLGGLLPAAQAISDMFLTEGQTIVSVRARTGEEQFSTSTAETIFPDLPVAVLINDVSASASEIVSGALKDNGRARLIGVRTFGKGSVQNVHEFAEAGSALKLTTAYYYIPSGRKIHRVEGAETWGIDPSDGGWVSMSFEETKAMMEVRRDAAIRRAESHETVTRTTFTADEVRETLKDPQLAAALESAGTYLDSGAWPTVGAESGDAILKLVKRERLERSRDRLREALAAVEEELVTLDEPETEAAAADESAVEEDVIESAGP; translated from the coding sequence ATGAACGTGATCAAATCGGTCGAAGTCGTTTCGCCTCGCCGTCGTCTCGTGGGGAATGTAGCCCTGGTGGCGGTGTTCGTGGCGTTGATCCTGTTTGCGTTGTCGAGTGCGCTGGGTCGGTCGGTGGGTGATGACCTGGCGTTGATCGTCGATGTGCGTCACTTCATTCTGAACCAGCACATCGAGGAGGTGGACAGCGAGACGCTGACGGAGGCCGCGATCAACGGGATGATCGGTGCGCTGGACGATCCGTACACGGATTACTTTCCGCCTGAGGCGTTGAAGGCGTTCAGCGAGCAGATTGACGGCGAGTTCTCGGGGATCGGCGCGGAGGTTGATCTGAAGGATGAACGGCTCCGGATCATCAGCCCGCTGGAGGGGTCGCCGGCGTGGGAGTCGGGCGTGCTCGCGGGCGACATCGTGCTGGAGATCGACGGCGAGTCGACGGAGGGGATGCCGCTGCGCGAGTGCATCAAGCGTTTGAAGGGTGTGCGCGGGACGGACGTGACGATCAGTGTGCTGCACCTGTCGGGTGAGGAGCAGGAGATCACGATCACGCGCGACACGATTCAGGTGACGACGGTGCGCGGCCTGACGCGTGACGCGGAGCTGCACGAGTCGTTCTGGATCGACAAGGAGCGGGGCATTGCCTACGTGCGTCTCACGCAGTTCGGCGCAAAGTCGATCGAGGAATTCACGGCGGCGATGAACCAGTTGAAGGCGGAGGACGTGAAGGCGCTGATCCTTGACCTGCGTTTCAATCTCGGCGGCTTGCTGCCGGCGGCGCAGGCGATCTCGGACATGTTCCTCACGGAGGGACAGACGATCGTCTCGGTGCGTGCGCGGACGGGCGAGGAGCAGTTCTCGACGTCGACGGCGGAGACGATCTTCCCGGACCTGCCGGTGGCGGTGCTGATCAATGACGTGAGTGCTTCGGCGTCGGAGATCGTGTCGGGGGCGCTCAAGGACAACGGGCGTGCGCGGCTGATCGGCGTGCGGACCTTCGGCAAGGGGTCGGTGCAGAACGTGCACGAGTTCGCGGAGGCGGGCTCGGCGTTGAAGCTCACGACGGCGTACTACTACATCCCGTCGGGTCGGAAGATCCACCGCGTCGAGGGGGCCGAGACGTGGGGGATTGATCCGTCGGACGGCGGGTGGGTCTCGATGTCATTCGAAGAAACGAAGGCGATGATGGAGGTGCGTCGTGACGCGGCCATCCGCCGAGCGGAGTCGCACGAGACCGTGACGCGGACGACCTTTACCGCGGACGAGGTGCGGGAGACGTTGAAGGATCCGCAGCTGGCGGCGGCGCTGGAGTCGGCGGGGACGTACCTGGATTCGGGTGCGTGGCCGACGGTCGGTGCCGAGAGCGGCGACGCGATTCTGAAGCTGGTCAAGCGTGAGCGTCTGGAGCGGAGCCGGGACCGGCTGCGCGAGGCGCTGGCGGCGGTGGAGGAGGAACTGGTCACGCTGGACGAACCGGAGACGGAGGCTGCGGCGGCGGATGAGTCGGCGGTCGAGGAAGACGTGATCGAGTCGGCCGGCCCGTGA